DNA sequence from the Bradyrhizobium diazoefficiens genome:
GATGAAGATGCCGGAGCCCCGGGTGAGGCGACGCATCAGTTGCGGCCGTCCGATCAGCTGCGTGCGCGTCGCGGACGCCATCAGCACCACGACGACATCGGCGAGCGTGTTCAGCGTCACCGAGATGGCGCCGAGCAGGATGAATTGCAGCGTGGGGCTCGCTCCCGCGGGATCGAGGAATTGTGGAATGAAGGCGAGGAAGAACGCCGCGCTCTTCGGGTTCAGCGCCTCGACCAGCACGCCGTCACGGAACGCGCGCTTGTCCCCGACGGGCTCGCTTTCGAGCGACAGCGCGCGGCCTGCGCTGCGAAAGGTCTTGATGCCGAGCCAGACCAGATAGAGCGCGCCGCCGAATTTGACGGCGGCAAACAGCTCGGCGCTCGCCAGGATGATCGCGGAGATGCCGAGGCTGCCCGCGACCACATGGACCAGGCCGCCCAGCGCCGCCCCCGCGGTCGAGGCAAAGCAACTCGCGCGCCCTTCCGAGAGGGTTCGCGCTGCGATGTAAAAGATGCCGGGGCCGGGAATAGCGGCAATGACAAAGGCGGCGGCGAGGAACAACCAGAAATTCGTGTCGCTCATCCCATTTTCGTAGCGCACCGCGCCGCGATTGCAAGGCCTGTCGTTTAGCCTATGCGGCGAAAGATCGCGCTGGCGTTCACCCCGCCGAAGCCGAAGCCGTTGGAGATGGCGTTGAGCATCGGCATTGGCCGTGCGTTGCCTGAGACGATATCGATACCTTCTGCGCCTGAATCGGCGTTTTCGAAATTGAGCGTCGGCGGCGCGACCTGGTCGCGCAGCGCGAGCACGGTGAAGATCGCTTCGAGCCCGCCGGCCGCGCCAAGCAGATGACCGGTAGCCGATTTGGTCGCGCTGACCGCGATGGAATTGTTGCGGCCGAACAGCGCACCGATGGCGCCAAGCTCGCTCTCGTCGCCGGCCGGCGTCGAGGTCGCATGCGCGTTGAGGTGCTGCAAATCCGCTGGCTCAAGCTTCGCCTGCCGCAGCGCGATCTCCATGGCGCGGCGGGCGCCGTCGCCGTCCGGCGGCCCCGACGTCATGTGATAGGCGTCCGCGGTGGTGCCATATCCGACAATCTCGGCGATTGGCGTCGCGCCGCGCGCCTGCGCATGTTCCAGCCCCTCGATCACCAGAATGCCGGCGCCTTCGCCCATGACAAAGCCGTCGCGGTCGCGATCGAACGGGCGCGAGGCGCGGGCCGGCTCGTCGTTGTATCCGCTCGAGAGCGCGCGTGCCGCAGCGAAACCGCCCAGACTGACGATATCGATGCAGGCTTCGGCGCCGCCGCAGATCGCGACGTCGGCTTCGCCGGCGCTGATCATGCGCGCGGCATCGCCGATCGCCTGCACGCCGGCGGCGCACGCGGTGACCGGCGTGCCCAGCGCGCCCTTGTAGCCGTATTTGATCGAGACGTGGCCGGCGGCGAGATTGGCGAGGAACGAGGGAATCGTGAACGGCGAGAGTCGGCGGGCGCCGCGGTGCTCGGTGATGCGCACCGCCTCCGCCATGGCAGGAAAGCCGCCGACGCCTGAGGCGATGATCGTTGCGGTCCGCTCCAGTGACGCTGCATCCTGCGGCGCCCATTTGGCCTGCGCGACGGCCTCCGCGGTCGCGAGCAGCGCGAACAGGATGAAGCGGTCCATCTTGCGCTGGTCTTTCGGGGCGGCGGCCGCTGCCGGATCGAAGCCGCCGTCGGCATCACCGGCCTTGTCGGGCACGAGACCGGCGATGCGTGCCGGCAACGCCTGCGACCATTCGGGCAAGCGGCGCAGTCCGCTTCGACCGGCGAGCAGCCGGCGCCAGGACAATTCGACGCCGCAGCCGAGCGGCGATACCGCACCCATTCCCGTCACCACGATACGACGCATGTTCAGTCTCCGGCCGGCGCGATGGCCGGGTTCATGGCTTTCAGCGAGCTGAGCCGTGCGCGCATTCCGCGGCTGGCGCGCGGGCCTGCGATGACGACCGCACTGGCGAGCGTGATCGGACGCATGTCGGCGGCATCGACCACGATTGGATCGAATGGACGCAAATCATCCCGGCTCGCCAGCACGATGGATTCGCCCTTCGGCGCGAGGTGCCTGTTGCCCCAGGCGAGCAGCGCAACGACCACGGGAAAGAAATCCCGCGCCTTGTCCGTCAGCACATATTCGTAACGCGGCGGCCGCTCATGATAGCGGCGGCGGGCGAACATGCCGCTCCTGGTGAGATGGGCAAGGCGCCGCGACAGGATGTTCGGTGCGATGCCGAGATTGCGCTCGAACTCGTCGAACCTCGTCGCGCCCTGGAACGCATCCCGCAGGATCAAGATGCTCCACCATTCGCCGACCGTCTCCACGGCGCGGCCGACGGGGCATTCCAGGATGGAAGGGGATTTGGGCTGCATAGCGACAAGGTAGGGAGGTCGCTTGCAAAATGCAAGCTACTGGAGCGACGGCCGTGCCGAACACTCCGTCATTGCGAGCGCAGCGAGGCAATCCAGAGTCTTACCGCGGCGGCAGACTGGGTTGCTTCGCTGCGCTCGCAATGACGAAGGCTGGAGCAGCCGGCGTTGCTCTATCACCGTCACCCTGAGGTGCTCGTCCTGCAACGCAGGGCGAGCTTCGAAGACGTCGGCCCGGATGCGTCTCGGCCGTGCATCCTTCGAGGCTCCCGGCGCGATGCTGGCATCGCGCCACTCGCGCTTCAGGATGACGGGGCTAACAGTGATGCGGGACCGATAGGAGCATCAGGGCGATCGCGTCCTAATGCGACCGCGCTAGGCAGAACGCCACCACCTGCTCCAGTGCGCTCTTCATCGGCGAGGACGGGAACAGTGCCAGCGCGTCAACGGCCATGGCGCCGTAGAGCTGGGCGCGGCTCAGCGTGTCCTCGAGCGCGCGGTGCTTGTTCATCAACCCGATGGCGTGATCGAGATCGCTGTCGCCGATCTCGCCGCGCTCGAGCGCGCGGATCCAGAATGCGCGCTCGGTGTCGTTGCCGCGGCGGAAGGCAAGCACCACGGGCAACGTGATCTTGCCCTCGCGAAAATCGTCGCCGGTGTTCTTGCCGAGCTTTGCGCTTTTGCCGCCATAGTCAAGCACGTCATCGACGAGCTGGAAGGCGATGCCGAGATTCATGCCGACCGAACGGCAGGCGGTCTGCTCGGCTTTCGGACGGTTGGCGATCACGGGCCCGACCTCGCAGGCCGCCGCAAACAGCTCGGCGGTCTTGCCGCGGATCACGGCGAGATATTCGTCCTCGGTGGTCGCGGTGTTCTTGGCCGCGGCGAGCTGCATGACCTCACCCTCGGCGATGGTGGCGGCGGCCGCGGAAAGGATATCGAGGGCGCGCAGGGAGCCGACCTCGACCATCATGCGGAAGGCCTGGCCGAGCAGGAAGTCGCCGACCAGCACGCTCGCCTCGTTGCCCCAGAGCATGCGCGCGGACAGCTTGCCGCGGCGCATCTCGCTCTCGTCGACGACGTCGTCGTGCAGGAGCGTGGCGGTGTGCATGAACTCGACGGAGGCGGCGAGCTTGATGTGGCCGTCGCCGGTATATCCGGCGAGGTTGGCCATGGCGAGCGTCAGCATCGGCCGCAGCCGCTTGCCACCGGAGGAGATCAGATGGTTGGCCACCTCCGGGATCATGGTCACGTCCGAACCGGTCCGCGACAGGATCGTGGCGTTGACGCGCTCCATGTCAGGGGCGACAAGGGCAACCAGCTCTTCGATCGACGCGCCGGGAGTTTCGAAAGGTACGATGACGGCCACGCCGGTCTCCAATATTTGCCCCGGAGGGGCTATTCTGATGGAAAGACAATAGAAACTGGACGGGGATGCGGCAAGGCCTGTGGAACAATTGACATTTGCGGCTCACCCCTTTCAGGCAGGAGGCTCGTTTGCGTGAACTGGTTCGGACCAACGATATCGTGCTGGTGTCGGCGATCGGCGCGCTGCTCGACGGCGCCAACATCCATCATCTGGTGCTGGACCAGAACATGAGCATCATCGAGGGCTCGCTCGGCGTGCTACCGCGGCGGATCCTGGTCCATGAGGACGACGCCATCGAGGCCCGGCAACTCTTGACCGAGGCCGGCCTCAGTCACGAACTGCGCGGCGATGATTGACGTCGTCACAGATCTCACCGAGGACGCCTTTCTCGGCGGCCAGCTGCGCCTCAAGCAGAAGCGGTCCGGCCATCGCGCCGGGCACGACGCGATCCTGCTTGCGGCCGCGACACAGGCCCGTGAAGGCGATCGCGTGGTCGATCTCGGCGCCGGCGTCGGCACGGCCGGCCTCGCGCTCGCCCGGCGCGTCGCCGGGATCGATGTTCGTCTCGTCGAGATCGATCCGGAGCTGGCCGGCCTCGCGCGCGCCAATGCGGCCGCGAATGCGATTGTGGCGGACGTGATTGTGCTCGACGTCACGGCGGATGCGCAGGCTTTTGCCGCACATGGACTCATGCCCGACAGTGCCGACTGCGTGTTGATGAACCCGCCCTTCAACGATGCTGCGCGGCACCGCGGCTCGCCGGACCAGGCGCGCCACACCGCGCATGTGGCAACCGATGAGACGCTGCATGGCTGGATCCATGCAGCGCGGCGCATCCTCCGATCGCACGGTGTGCTGACCCTGATCTGGCGCGCCGACGGGATCGCGGAGGTCTTGGCAGCACTGTCACGCGGCTTCGGCAGCCTGTCGATCCTGCCGGTTCATGGCGAAACGGGGAGGCCTGCGATCCGTGTGCTGGTGCGCGCGGTCAAGGGCGGCCGGGCGCCGACGCGATTGCTGCCGGGCCTCATGCTCAATGATGAGTCACGCGTGCCTAAAAAAGAGGTGCGAAACATTTTGGAGGGGAGAGCAGTCTTGCCGCTGGCGGAGCCGTGACGGCTTACTGGGGAAGCGATTCCGACTGTTGTTCCTGCGGGGACGTAAAGCGAATCGCCGTGAAAAGCGCGCCGATCAACATCAACAGCAGATAGATCTTCATGTCGCTTCCTCCGCTGCCTCATTGCAGCTTCCCAACCGGGATTCTGCAAAACACGTTCCAGGCACCTGCAATGACAGTCGCGTGATAAGAAATGGTTAACCAGAGGTAAGGCCATGGCCGAACAATTGAACGATCGCGAAAATTCCGGCCTGGCCGACAAGCTCTTGCAATATCTGCCGGCGCGCTTCCGCCCGGGCACGGCGGTCGTGCCGGTGGTGCGGTTGTCAGGCATCATCGGCGCGGTGACGCCGCTGCGTCCAGGGATGACGCTGGCGGGCGTGGCGCGGGTGCTGGAGCGGGCGTTTTCGTACCGCAGCGCCAAGGCGGTGGCGCTGGTGATCAATTCGCCCGGCGGCTCGCCGGTGCAGTCGCGGCAGATTTATCTGCGCATCAAGCAGCTTGCAGCGGAGAAGAAGCTGCCCGTGCTGGTGTTCGTCGAGGACGTAGCGGCCTCCGGCGGCTACATGATCGCGTGTGCCGGCGACGAGATTTTTTGCGATCCGTCCTCGATCCTTGGCTCGATCGGCGTGGTCGGCGGCAGTTTTGGTTTCCAGGAGGCGATCAAGCGGCTCGGCATCGAGCGGCGGCTCTATACGGCCGGCGCGCACAAGGCGATGCTCGATCCGTTCCTGCCCGAAAACCCCGACGACGTCGCCAAGCTGAAGGCGCTTCAGCGCGAGATCCACCAGATCTTCATCGCGCTGGTGAAAGAGAGCCGCGGTGCGCGGCTGAAGGGTGCCGACGACACC
Encoded proteins:
- a CDS encoding helix-turn-helix domain-containing protein yields the protein MQPKSPSILECPVGRAVETVGEWWSILILRDAFQGATRFDEFERNLGIAPNILSRRLAHLTRSGMFARRRYHERPPRYEYVLTDKARDFFPVVVALLAWGNRHLAPKGESIVLASRDDLRPFDPIVVDAADMRPITLASAVVIAGPRASRGMRARLSSLKAMNPAIAPAGD
- the fabF gene encoding beta-ketoacyl-ACP synthase II, which translates into the protein MRRIVVTGMGAVSPLGCGVELSWRRLLAGRSGLRRLPEWSQALPARIAGLVPDKAGDADGGFDPAAAAAPKDQRKMDRFILFALLATAEAVAQAKWAPQDAASLERTATIIASGVGGFPAMAEAVRITEHRGARRLSPFTIPSFLANLAAGHVSIKYGYKGALGTPVTACAAGVQAIGDAARMISAGEADVAICGGAEACIDIVSLGGFAAARALSSGYNDEPARASRPFDRDRDGFVMGEGAGILVIEGLEHAQARGATPIAEIVGYGTTADAYHMTSGPPDGDGARRAMEIALRQAKLEPADLQHLNAHATSTPAGDESELGAIGALFGRNNSIAVSATKSATGHLLGAAGGLEAIFTVLALRDQVAPPTLNFENADSGAEGIDIVSGNARPMPMLNAISNGFGFGGVNASAIFRRIG
- a CDS encoding polyprenyl synthetase family protein — encoded protein: MAVIVPFETPGASIEELVALVAPDMERVNATILSRTGSDVTMIPEVANHLISSGGKRLRPMLTLAMANLAGYTGDGHIKLAASVEFMHTATLLHDDVVDESEMRRGKLSARMLWGNEASVLVGDFLLGQAFRMMVEVGSLRALDILSAAAATIAEGEVMQLAAAKNTATTEDEYLAVIRGKTAELFAAACEVGPVIANRPKAEQTACRSVGMNLGIAFQLVDDVLDYGGKSAKLGKNTGDDFREGKITLPVVLAFRRGNDTERAFWIRALERGEIGDSDLDHAIGLMNKHRALEDTLSRAQLYGAMAVDALALFPSSPMKSALEQVVAFCLARSH
- a CDS encoding S49 family peptidase, with product MAEQLNDRENSGLADKLLQYLPARFRPGTAVVPVVRLSGIIGAVTPLRPGMTLAGVARVLERAFSYRSAKAVALVINSPGGSPVQSRQIYLRIKQLAAEKKLPVLVFVEDVAASGGYMIACAGDEIFCDPSSILGSIGVVGGSFGFQEAIKRLGIERRLYTAGAHKAMLDPFLPENPDDVAKLKALQREIHQIFIALVKESRGARLKGADDTLFTGEYWAGETSIALGLADGIGDLRSTLRARYGDKVVTPVIAQPSGLLSGLLGRKSPGAGQLSAMESMAGLPDELISAVETRAIWAKFGF
- a CDS encoding DUF2007 domain-containing protein, with amino-acid sequence MRELVRTNDIVLVSAIGALLDGANIHHLVLDQNMSIIEGSLGVLPRRILVHEDDAIEARQLLTEAGLSHELRGDD
- a CDS encoding LysE family translocator; the encoded protein is MSDTNFWLFLAAAFVIAAIPGPGIFYIAARTLSEGRASCFASTAGAALGGLVHVVAGSLGISAIILASAELFAAVKFGGALYLVWLGIKTFRSAGRALSLESEPVGDKRAFRDGVLVEALNPKSAAFFLAFIPQFLDPAGASPTLQFILLGAISVTLNTLADVVVVLMASATRTQLIGRPQLMRRLTRGSGIFIAGLGLSLALARRPANG
- a CDS encoding methyltransferase; translation: MIDVVTDLTEDAFLGGQLRLKQKRSGHRAGHDAILLAAATQAREGDRVVDLGAGVGTAGLALARRVAGIDVRLVEIDPELAGLARANAAANAIVADVIVLDVTADAQAFAAHGLMPDSADCVLMNPPFNDAARHRGSPDQARHTAHVATDETLHGWIHAARRILRSHGVLTLIWRADGIAEVLAALSRGFGSLSILPVHGETGRPAIRVLVRAVKGGRAPTRLLPGLMLNDESRVPKKEVRNILEGRAVLPLAEP